In Actinomadura luzonensis, a single window of DNA contains:
- a CDS encoding STM4013/SEN3800 family hydrolase codes for MNAVIGTHDLLLVTLDTLRYDVAAELAQAGHLPNLLPAGVRWERRHSPGSFTYAAHAALFAGFLPTPVTPGPHPRLFAATFPGSATTAPGTWVFDAPDLPTGLARAGYHTVCVGGVGFFNKLTPLGSALPGLFAESHWEPEFGVTDPRSLEHQIDRAAEVLGRVRGRVFLFVNVSALHQPNHFYLPGAAGGDTRESHAAALRYVDRHIGRLYALMRRPCLVIVCSDHGTAYGEDGHVGHRIGHEVVWTVPYAEFVLEDHAAL; via the coding sequence ATGAACGCCGTCATCGGCACCCACGACCTCCTGCTCGTCACCCTCGACACCCTCCGCTACGACGTGGCCGCCGAGCTGGCCCAGGCCGGGCACCTGCCCAACCTGCTGCCCGCCGGGGTGCGGTGGGAGCGCCGGCACAGCCCGGGCAGCTTCACCTACGCGGCGCACGCCGCCCTGTTCGCCGGGTTCCTGCCCACGCCGGTGACGCCCGGGCCGCACCCGCGACTGTTCGCGGCCACGTTCCCGGGCAGCGCCACCACGGCCCCCGGCACCTGGGTCTTCGACGCGCCCGACCTGCCCACCGGCCTGGCCCGGGCCGGCTACCACACGGTGTGCGTGGGCGGCGTCGGGTTCTTCAACAAGCTGACGCCGCTCGGCTCGGCGCTCCCCGGGCTGTTCGCGGAGAGCCACTGGGAGCCGGAGTTCGGCGTCACCGACCCCCGATCGCTGGAGCACCAGATCGACCGGGCCGCCGAGGTGCTGGGCCGGGTGCGCGGGCGGGTCTTCCTGTTCGTCAACGTCTCGGCCCTGCACCAGCCCAACCACTTCTACCTGCCCGGCGCCGCCGGCGGCGACACGCGGGAGAGCCACGCCGCGGCCCTGCGGTACGTGGACCGGCACATCGGGCGGCTCTACGCGCTCATGCGCCGCCCGTGCCTGGTCATCGTCTGCTCCGACCACGGCACCGCGTACGGCGAGGACGGGCATGTCGGGCACCGGATCGGCCACGAGGTGGTCTGGACGGTCCCGTACGCGGAGTTCGTACTGGAGGATCATGCGGCCCTATGA
- a CDS encoding STM4012 family radical SAM protein, translated as MRPYEGYVYAYPHKTAYRPLRPRPPLTEVWAGERAGALYVHIPFCEMRCGFCNLFTRTGAPEDLVTAYLDTLERQAVQVRDALDETAFATAAFGGGTPTYLAAGELARLFDLTEKAMGVDLAAIPLSVETSPATATPDRLAVLAERGTTRVSIGVQSFIDAEARSAVRPQRRAEVDAALDAIRASGVPVLNIDLIYGIDGQTVGSWLHSIETALSWRPEEIYLYPLYVRPLTGLGRQGRAWDDQRLELYRAGRDRLVAAGYEQVSMRLFRLPTTATHPTATHPAATHPAATHPTATHPTVTPSLATPSPVIPSPVIPSPVIPSPVIPSPAASAVAAADYCCQTDGMVGLGCGARSYTSALHYSFEYAVEARHVRAIIDDYVGREDFGVANVGFALSLGERKRRHLIQSLLQAGGLSRALYRERFGVDVLDDFPPQHTGAAPGGGPSLEPFAGWLLIDDDTVRLTAEGLAHSDAIGPALFSPQVRRLMDEYAPC; from the coding sequence ATGCGGCCCTATGAGGGTTATGTCTACGCCTACCCCCACAAGACGGCCTACCGGCCGCTGCGCCCCCGGCCGCCGCTCACCGAGGTCTGGGCCGGGGAGCGGGCGGGCGCGCTGTACGTGCACATCCCGTTCTGCGAGATGCGCTGCGGCTTCTGCAACCTGTTCACCCGCACCGGCGCGCCGGAGGACCTGGTCACGGCCTACCTCGACACGCTGGAGCGCCAGGCGGTCCAGGTACGCGACGCGCTGGACGAGACGGCCTTCGCCACGGCCGCGTTCGGCGGCGGCACGCCGACCTACCTCGCCGCGGGCGAGCTGGCCCGGCTGTTCGACCTGACCGAGAAGGCGATGGGCGTCGACCTGGCGGCGATCCCGCTGTCGGTCGAGACCTCCCCCGCCACGGCGACGCCCGACCGCCTGGCGGTGCTGGCCGAACGCGGCACCACGCGCGTGTCGATCGGCGTGCAGAGCTTCATCGACGCCGAGGCCCGCTCCGCCGTCCGCCCGCAGCGGCGGGCCGAGGTCGACGCCGCGCTCGACGCGATCCGGGCGTCCGGCGTGCCGGTGCTCAACATCGACCTCATCTACGGCATCGACGGCCAGACGGTCGGCTCCTGGCTGCACTCGATCGAGACGGCGCTGTCCTGGCGGCCGGAGGAGATTTACCTCTACCCGCTGTACGTCCGCCCGCTCACCGGGCTCGGCCGGCAGGGCCGGGCGTGGGACGACCAGCGGCTGGAGCTGTACCGGGCGGGGCGGGACCGGCTGGTGGCGGCGGGGTACGAACAGGTGTCGATGCGCCTGTTCCGCCTCCCCACCACCGCCACCCACCCCACCGCCACCCACCCCGCTGCCACCCACCCCGCTGCCACCCACCCCACCGCCACCCACCCCACCGTCACCCCGTCCCTCGCCACCCCGTCCCCCGTCATCCCGTCCCCCGTCATCCCGTCCCCCGTCATCCCGTCCCCCGTCATCCCGTCCCCCGCCGCCTCGGCAGTGGCCGCCGCCGACTACTGCTGCCAGACCGACGGCATGGTGGGCCTCGGATGCGGCGCGCGGTCGTACACGAGCGCGCTCCACTACTCCTTCGAGTACGCCGTCGAGGCCCGGCACGTACGCGCGATCATCGACGACTACGTGGGCCGGGAGGACTTCGGCGTGGCGAACGTGGGGTTCGCGCTCTCGCTCGGCGAGCGCAAGCGGCGGCACCTGATCCAGTCGTTGCTGCAGGCCGGCGGGCTGTCGCGGGCGCTCTACCGGGAGCGGTTCGGCGTCGACGTCCTCGACGACTTCCCGCCGCAGCACACCGGCGCGGCCCCCGGCGGCGGCCCGTCGCTGGAGCCGTTCGCCGGCTGGTTGCTGATCGACGACGACACCGTCCGGCTCACCGCGGAGGGCCTCGCGCACTCGGACGCGATCGGGCCCGCGCTCTTCTCCCCGCAGGTCAGGCGGCTCATGGACGAGTACGCGCCATGCTGA
- a CDS encoding STM4011 family radical SAM protein → MLTILYRGPLASCDYDCAYCPFAKRRDTPGQLRADRAALERFTAWVREQPFEVSVLFTPWGEGLVRSWYRRALVELSWLPNVARVAIQTNLSCRTGWLAEASPERAALWVTYHPTQVPYERFVAKVRSLPVRHSVGIVGDPAHLPHARRLRAELPASTYLWVNAEEGRLYTDAEAAEWSEIDPHFHHSRFAHASAGLPCRTGDDVISVNGDGVVRRCHFVPEVLGNLYDGSYRPALRPRPCPAASCDCHIGYVHLEPLALYDVFAGGVLERIPAAWPR, encoded by the coding sequence ATGCTGACGATCCTCTACCGCGGCCCGCTGGCGAGCTGCGACTACGACTGCGCGTACTGCCCGTTCGCCAAGCGGCGCGACACGCCCGGGCAGTTGCGGGCCGACCGGGCGGCGCTGGAGCGGTTCACGGCGTGGGTGCGCGAGCAGCCGTTCGAGGTGTCGGTGCTGTTCACGCCGTGGGGCGAGGGGCTGGTGCGGTCGTGGTACCGGCGGGCCCTGGTCGAGCTGTCCTGGCTGCCGAACGTGGCCCGGGTCGCCATCCAGACGAACCTGAGCTGCCGCACCGGATGGCTCGCCGAGGCGTCGCCGGAGCGGGCGGCGTTGTGGGTGACGTACCACCCGACGCAGGTGCCGTACGAGCGGTTCGTGGCGAAGGTGCGCTCGCTGCCGGTGCGGCACAGCGTGGGCATCGTGGGTGATCCCGCCCATCTGCCGCACGCCCGGCGGTTGCGGGCCGAGCTGCCCGCCTCGACGTACCTGTGGGTGAACGCCGAGGAGGGCCGTCTCTACACCGACGCCGAGGCGGCGGAGTGGTCGGAGATCGACCCGCACTTCCACCACAGCCGCTTCGCGCACGCCAGCGCCGGGCTGCCGTGCCGCACCGGCGACGACGTGATCTCGGTGAACGGCGACGGCGTCGTGCGCCGCTGCCACTTCGTCCCCGAGGTGCTGGGCAACCTGTACGACGGGTCCTACCGGCCGGCGCTGCGTCCCCGTCCGTGCCCGGCGGCGTCCTGCGACTGCCACATCGGCT